A single genomic interval of Eleutherodactylus coqui strain aEleCoq1 chromosome 3, aEleCoq1.hap1, whole genome shotgun sequence harbors:
- the TLR5 gene encoding toll-like receptor 5, with product MNTVLHLLTLLFLGGPFFLESNGSTCKTIGRIARFDFCNLTTIPSVPENTISMILSDNYILEVNLTSFPPLLNLLRLKLDGQRNERLTVHKDSFKNLPNLIELDLSFNKNLVLDQDAFTGLFHLENLVLYYNRLNSSFLENDYFKDLTNLVFIDLSYNDLTYLKPHPKFYNLYRFELLDLKENKISRVCEGDLHSFQQKKITVLDISYNHLYYLNAADWEQCGNPFRNIEFDTINLGGNGFNERTTKALCNALNGTKIFHLKLSPHLMGPGFEFHSFKDPDNSTFAGLENSDLAILDISVGYIFTLQPLLFGRFSKLLLLNLAKNKINQIQKNAFHGLQSLQILNMSFNLLGELYNDAFDGLPNLQQIHLNDNHIGPIQINAFKNLPKLEFVDLMNNAITNLQFCESLPLLQFINLKQNKLTSVKDAKIKTPTINFSENQLTNLADFFEFLKSAIIQNTSLRKNRLTTCNYQVSIPKNNSLLHLDLSDNMIQLIWEKDTCLEMFRNLSSLQFLELSSNHLRSFPRGIFSGLTSLQILNLSSNFLTGVPSDILPISLHTLDVSRNQLFSPNPDVFLRLGTIDIRYNQFICQCPLVNFLIWLNETNTTILGDPNDIYCAYPDRLKFAPLHTIEFSMCDELAALRQLMFALFVFTSVVILTFMTAVIIYNHFRGVFFGLYKRLIKSVLEEEPPEEKTFKYDAYLCYATKDFTWVENVFIKNLDSDYCDRNRFKLCFEERNFMPGEDHIINIRDSIWNSKKTICVVTKHFLNDGWCVEAFNYAQSRYFTELKNVLIMIVVGSLSQYQLRKYKPIRAYMQRCEYLTWPEDDQDVDWFLSRLCYKILREEKVKNRDVKVRTLSSTVELQQINVS from the exons AT GAACACTGTCCTTCATCTCTTGACACTTCTTTTTCTTGGTGGCCCTTTCTTCCTGGAGAGTAATGGATCGACTTGCAAGACTATCGGACGTATCGCCCGGTTTGATTTTTGCAACTTGACTACAATTCCTTCGGTACCAGAAAATACTATATCTATGATCTTAAGTGATAACTACATTCTGGAAGTGAACTTAACATCATTTCCACCATTGTTAAACCTACTTAGACTAAAACTGGATGGCCAGAGAAATGAAAGGCTAACGGTCCATAAGGATAGTTTCAAAAATTTACCAAACCTGATTGAACTTGATCTGTCCTTCAATAAGAACCTGGTACTTGATCAAGATGCCTTCACTGGCTTATTCCATCTGGAAAATCTGGTGTTATACTATAATCGATTGAACAGCTCCTTCTTGGAAAATGACTATTTCAAGGATTTGACCAACTTGGTGTTCATAGACCTCTCATATAACGATCTCACCTATCTCAAACCCCATCCCAAATTTTATAATTTATACAGATTTGAATTATTGGATTTAAAGGAAAATAAAATCTCGAGAGTTTGTGAAGGAGATTTACACAGTTTCCaacagaaaaaaattacagttctTGATATTTCATATAATCATCTTTATTACTTGAATGCCGCGGATTGGGAACAGTGTGGAAATCCCTTTCGAAATATTGAGTTTGATACAATAAACCTTGGTGGAAATGGATTCAATGAGCGAACCACAAAAGCATTGTGCAACGCCTTGAACGGTACCAAAATCTTCCATCTCAAATTAAGTCCTCACCTAATGGGACCAGGTTTTGAATTCCACAGTTTTAAGGATCCGGATAATTCAACGTTTGCTGGACTCGAGAACAGTGACCTGGCAATTCTTGACATCTCGGTGGGATACATTTTTACTTTGCAACCATTGTTATTTGGTAGATTTTCTAAGCTGTTGCTTCTTAATCTTGCTAAAAACAAGATAAACCAAATTCAAAAGAATGCCTTTCATGGACTTCAAAGCTTACAAATCCTCAACATGTCCTTCAACCTGTTGGGTGAATTATACAATGATGCTTTTGATGGACTCCCTAATTTACAACAAATTCATCTGAACGACAATCATATTGGACCAATACAGATAAATGCCTTTAAGAACCTTCCGAAATTGGAGTTTGTGGATTTAATGAACAATGCCATCACCAATCTTCAATTTTGTGAGTCTCTGCCATTGTTACAATTTATTAATTTGAAGCAAAATAAACTAACTTCAGTTAAAGACGCCAAAATTAAGACCCCGACCATTAATTTTTCCGAGAACCAACTAACAAATCTTGCTGATTTTTTTGAATTTCTCAAAAGTGCTATCATTCAGAATACCTCCCTTCGAAAAAACCGACTGACGACCTGTAATTACCAAGTTAGTATTCCAAAAAACAATTCGCTCCTTCACTTAGATCTATCTGATAACATGATTCAGCTGATTTGGGAAAAAGACACATGTTTGGAGATGTTTAGGAATCTTAGCAGTCTTCAATTTCTAGAACTCTCAAGCAACCATCTTCGATCTTTTCCTCGTGGAATTTTTAGTGGCCTGACATCCTTGCAAATTCTGAACTTGTCATCTAACTTCCTCACAGGGGTCCCGTCAGACATTTTACCCATCAGTCTTCACACCTTGGATGTATCTAGGAACCAACTATTTTCACCCAATCCTGATGTGTTTCTTCGATTAGGAACCATTGACATAAGATATAACCAGTTCATCTGTCAATGTCCTCTTGTCAACTTTTTGATATGGTTGAAtgaaactaataccaccatattagGTGACCCGAATGACATTTACTGTGCCTATCCAGACCGCCTAAAGTTTGCCCCACTTCATACTATTGAGTTTTCAATGTGTGACGAACTTGCTGCATTAAGGCAGCTCATGTTTGCCTTATTTGTGTTCACCTCAGTTGTCATTTTGACGTTTATGACTGCGGTGATTATATATAACCATTTCCGAGGGGTTTTCTTTGGACTCTACAAGAGGCTGATAAAATCCGTACTCGAGGAAGAGCCTCCAGAGGAAAAAACATTCAAATACGATGCTTATCTGTGTTATGCCACAAAGGATTTCACATGGGTTGAAAATGTCTTCATCAAAAACTTAGATTCCGACTACTGTGACCGGAACCGTTTTAAGTTGTGTTTTGAGGAAAGAAATTTCATGCCGGGGGAAGATCATATTATAAATATTCGAGACTCCATTTGGAATAGTAAGAAAACCATTTGTGTTGTGACAAAGCATTTTCTGAATGATGGATGGTGTGTGGAAGCCTTTAATTATGCCCAAAGTCGATACTTTACAGAACTCAAAAATGTCCTTATCATGATTGTGGTAGGGTCTCTATCGCAGTACCAGCTAAGGAAATATAAGCCCATCCGGGCATATATGCAAAGGTGTGAGTACTTGACTTGGCCTGAAGATGACCAGGATGTTGATTGGTTTCTAAGTAGACTTTGCTATAAAATACTACGagaggaaaaagtaaaaaacaggGATGTAAAAGTCAGAACATTAAGTTCCACTGTAGAGTTACAACAAATAAATGTTTCTTGA